A genomic stretch from Sander vitreus isolate 19-12246 chromosome 17, sanVit1, whole genome shotgun sequence includes:
- the fignl1 gene encoding fidgetin-like protein 1, translating into MSGAHLDEWQRRSFDISSGNCTPEQTADAYRAHILSIQYAWASSQLSQAGMASLLRTYSERYAAVLDSDDPRTGLNNYAESALHLARSQKNYSDKWESSLTTESVLELPCVQRMIQAGKGGGGSLVAAGDVNICVGVRSEAALIKPMGPPQPKTEVNNTTSNPATNIALERPRGSEGMLGNPNSFSRPPARPQSVFSHSSSGHPQGNPGPAWGTQHNQFYFPTSNPSKRKNFYNPDGGDGGRGQHRGQAGAEPRAGGNFRTAHEQFIVDQQKKHSNQPTRGQTMAATVKRSLGANRPRGASSKFVSPIPRPEEEEEEASRNSIQEPQILDERLKNLEPKIIELIMSEIMDHGPPVTWDDIAGLEFAKATIKEIVVWPMLRPDIFTGLRGPPKGILLFGPPGTGKTLIGKCIACQSGATFFSISASSLTSKWVGEGEKMVRALFAIARCHQPAVIFIDEIDSLLSQRTDGEHDSSRRIKTEFLVQLDGAATAAEDRILVVGATNRPQEIDEAARRRLAKRLYIPLPEAAARRQIVTNLMTQEKNQLREQELDSVVTAAEGFSGADMTQLCREAALGPIRSIQLSDIATITADQVRPILYADFQEALKTVRPSVSSKDLELYEDWNKTFGCGR; encoded by the coding sequence ATGAGTGGAGCACACCTGGACGAATGGCAGAGGAGGTCCTTTGACATTTCATCTGGCAACTGTACACCTGAACAGACGGCCGATGCCTACCGGGCCCACATCCTCTCCATTCAGTATGCATGGGCAAGCTCCCAGCTCTCTCAGGCCGGCATGGCCAGCCTGCTCAGGACCTACTCGGAGCGCTACGCCGCAGTGCTTGACTCGGATGACCCCCGCACAGGGCTTAACAACTACGCAGAGAGCGCGCTGCATCTGGCCCGCAGTCAGAAGAACTACAGTGACAAATGGGAGTCATCCCTGACCACAGAGAGTGTGCTGGAGCTGCCCTGTGTGCAAAGGATGATACAGGCAGGGAAAGGGGGAGGAGGCTCCCTGGTGGCAGCAGGAGATGTTAACATATGTGTTGGAGTCAGATCAGAGGCTGCATTGATCAAACCTATGGGCCCACCACAGCCTAAAACAGAGGTTAACAATACTACCAGTAATCCTGCTACTAATATTGCTTTAGAGAGGCCAAGAGGCTCTGAGGGGATGTTGGGTAATCCAAACTCCTTCTCCCGACCTCCAGCACGACCGCAGTCTGTGTTTAGTCATTCTTCTTCAGGTCATCCACAGGGAAACCCTGGCCCTGCATGGGGTACACAACACAATCAGTTCTACTTCCCCACCTCCAACCCTTCTAAGCGGAAGAATTTTTACAACCCAGATGGAGGGGATGGTGGGAGGGGGCAACACAGAGGTCAAGCGGGTGCTGAGCCGCGAGCTGGTGGCAACTTTAGAACGGCTCATGAGCAGTTTATtgttgatcaacagaaaaaacACTCCAATCAGCCTACGAGAGGTCAGACCATGGCAGCAACTGTGAAGAGATCTCTGGGTGCTAACAGGCCTCGAGGTGCGTCTTCTAAATTTGTGTCACCTATTCCACGaccggaggaggaggaagaagaagccaGCCGTAATTCCATTCAGGAACCTCAGATCCTGGACGAGCGCCTGAAAAACCTTGAGCCCAAGATAATCGAGCTGATCATGAGTGAGATCATGGACCACGGGCCTCCTGTCACCTGGGATGACATAGCAGGCCTGGAGTTTGCCAAGGCCACCATAAAGGAGATTGTGGTTTGGCCCATGCTGCGACCTGACATCTTTACTGGCCTCCGTGGTCCGCCCAAAGGCATCCTGTTGTTTGGACCCCCAGGGACCGGAAAAACTCTGATAGGAAAATGTATAGCTTGCCAGTCAGGTGCCACCTTCTTTAGCATCAGTGCTTCATCGCTCACATCCAAGTGGGTGGGTGAGGGGGAGAAAATGGTGCGAGCCCTTTTTGCCATTGCCCGCTGCCACCAGCCTGCTGTCATTTTTATTGATGAAATTGACTCACTGTTGTCCCAGCGGACAGACGGGGAGCACGACTCATCACGTAGGATAAAGACGGAGTTCTTGGTCCAGCTGGATGGCGCGGCCACGGCAGCCGAGGACCGCATCCTGGTGGTGGGCGCTACCAACCGGCCTCAAGAGATAGATGAGGCTGCCCGCCGCCGCCTGGCAAAGAGGTTATACATCCCCCTGCCTGAAGCAGCGGCCCGTCGGCAGATAGTAACTAACCTCATGACTCAAGAGAAGAACCAGCTGAGAGAGCAGGAGCTGGACAGCGTGGTAACAGCCGCCGAGGGCTTCTCAGGGGCTGACATGACTCAGCTGTGTCGAGAGGCAGCGCTGGGGCCCATCCGCAGCATCCAGCTCAGTGACATTGCCACTATCACTGCAGATCAAGTGCGACCAATCCTCTACGCTGACTTCCAGGAGGCCCTGAAGACGGTACGACCCAGTGTCTCATCAAAAGACTTGGAGCTGTATGAAGACTGGAATAAGACTTTTGGATGTGGACGTTAA